From Chrysiogenes arsenatis DSM 11915, one genomic window encodes:
- a CDS encoding ATP-binding protein, producing the protein MDFEKFLEKITQAKTPRQALSEAQQYLSTWGVVGIAYAGRHIPQPFLYSGRELTRWSERYLDQDYISIDPVVIATRHSLLPIEWCAFKPLDWFNDAQRTLFAEAAAHGQENGLLIPFREEAGGVAVVAYFFGTNPPVTDSERKALLIMTALYLHERVKVSPLASTIATAQHSLSLREMECFAGVQAGQTYAQIGKKLGITERTVTFHLHNGRDKLGASTVTHAITMALQQGLLSNNASHNSSEKPLRSDETIFPSKNSTLSPTDLAMTQWKVSQMSEMISAIAHHWRQPLTVISLSIQNILEEYKANELTAASLEEISAIALASVGKMSQTIFDLTAHSYLRSGLHSTCALRETMETVCFLYPELEALQIEVTGYFLKQRPKPVHLWRAGNRRLMVNLPMAGLRQVIFNLIANARDAIIAKRRVTAHNFAGAIRIKIKVINDFVAISVEDNGGGIQHGALKRIFEPFFTTKERCVGTGIISGSGLGLYQAKLIVEAQAGGTIYAKNGTNGAVITIALPIAENRQ; encoded by the coding sequence ATGGATTTCGAAAAATTTCTCGAGAAGATCACGCAGGCTAAAACACCCCGACAAGCACTCTCCGAAGCACAACAATACCTTTCCACTTGGGGCGTTGTCGGTATTGCCTATGCTGGTCGCCACATTCCACAGCCATTCCTTTACAGTGGGCGCGAACTTACCCGCTGGTCAGAGCGCTACTTAGATCAAGATTATATCAGCATTGACCCTGTAGTCATTGCTACCCGCCACTCTTTACTCCCTATCGAATGGTGTGCTTTTAAACCGCTGGACTGGTTTAATGATGCCCAACGCACACTCTTTGCGGAAGCCGCAGCTCACGGTCAAGAGAATGGTCTGCTCATACCATTCCGTGAAGAAGCTGGCGGCGTGGCCGTCGTAGCGTATTTTTTTGGCACCAACCCACCCGTCACCGACAGTGAGCGTAAGGCACTGTTGATAATGACGGCGTTATACCTTCATGAACGGGTAAAGGTTTCCCCCCTTGCTTCAACCATTGCAACCGCACAACATTCGTTAAGTCTTCGGGAAATGGAGTGTTTTGCGGGCGTTCAGGCAGGGCAGACGTATGCCCAAATAGGAAAAAAACTCGGCATTACTGAGCGAACCGTCACCTTCCATCTGCATAATGGTCGCGACAAACTGGGAGCGAGCACGGTTACTCATGCGATAACAATGGCGCTCCAACAAGGCTTACTGAGCAACAATGCTTCTCATAATTCATCAGAAAAGCCGCTACGAAGTGATGAAACAATTTTTCCATCCAAAAACAGTACTCTCTCCCCTACAGATCTCGCAATGACACAATGGAAAGTCTCGCAAATGAGCGAGATGATTTCTGCCATCGCTCACCATTGGCGCCAACCACTCACCGTGATCTCACTTTCCATTCAGAATATTCTCGAAGAGTACAAAGCAAATGAATTAACCGCCGCAAGCCTTGAAGAGATCTCAGCCATCGCTTTGGCGTCGGTGGGGAAAATGTCGCAAACTATTTTTGATCTTACTGCCCACAGTTACTTGCGTAGTGGACTTCACTCGACATGCGCCTTGCGGGAAACGATGGAAACCGTTTGTTTTCTGTATCCAGAACTTGAAGCGTTACAAATCGAAGTCACCGGATATTTTTTAAAGCAGCGTCCCAAACCCGTTCATTTGTGGCGAGCAGGCAACCGACGGCTCATGGTGAACTTACCTATGGCGGGTCTGCGTCAAGTCATCTTCAATCTTATTGCGAATGCGAGGGATGCGATTATCGCAAAGCGGCGTGTCACGGCTCACAATTTTGCGGGAGCAATACGAATCAAAATCAAAGTTATCAATGACTTCGTGGCCATTAGCGTGGAAGACAACGGTGGTGGCATTCAACATGGGGCATTGAAACGTATTTTTGAGCCATTTTTTACTACCAAAGAACGGTGTGTCGGGACGGGAATTATTTCGGGCTCAGGGTTGGGCTTGTACCAAGCAAAGCTCATAGTAGAAGCACAAGCTGGGGGGACCATTTACGCTAAAAACGGAACCAATGGGGCAGTGATCACCATAGCACTCCCCATAGCAGAGAATAGGCAATAA